One Nodosilinea sp. FACHB-141 DNA segment encodes these proteins:
- the carA gene encoding glutamine-hydrolyzing carbamoyl-phosphate synthase small subunit, giving the protein MVFPDAPPAVLVLADGSVFRGWSFGAPGTVMGEVVFNTGMTGYQEVMTDPSYCGQIVTFTYPELGNTGVNPDDEESSRPHIKGAIARNICEIPSNWRSTQSLPNYLKTHKIPGIFGIDTRALTRKLRTAGAMNGAISTTVLDPQELLRQLQDAPSMTGLNLVDQVTTEQTYEWTEVTDDAWAFGPTVPTPGEGAPLTVVAVDFGVKRNILRRLASYGCRVVVVPASATAEQIMSYQPDGIFLSNGPGDPAAVTKAPELVQALLDYSLPTFGICMGHQILGLSLGASTFKLRFGHRGLNQPCGLERQVEITSQNHGFALDAASIPEDTVTVTHLNLNDQTVAGLAHKTLPLFSVQYHPEASPGPHDADYLFAKFVDSMRTHRQQQLPV; this is encoded by the coding sequence ACCGTTATGGGTGAGGTCGTCTTCAACACCGGTATGACGGGATATCAAGAAGTCATGACCGACCCCAGCTACTGTGGTCAGATTGTCACCTTTACCTACCCCGAGCTGGGCAATACCGGCGTCAACCCCGACGACGAAGAGTCGAGTCGGCCCCATATTAAGGGTGCGATCGCCCGCAACATCTGCGAAATCCCCAGCAACTGGCGCTCCACCCAGTCGTTGCCCAACTACCTTAAGACCCACAAAATTCCCGGCATTTTTGGCATCGACACCCGCGCCCTGACTCGCAAGCTACGCACGGCAGGGGCGATGAATGGAGCCATTTCTACCACCGTGCTCGACCCCCAAGAGCTGCTGCGCCAGCTCCAGGATGCGCCCTCAATGACTGGTCTTAACCTGGTCGATCAGGTCACCACCGAGCAAACCTATGAGTGGACTGAGGTCACCGACGATGCCTGGGCCTTTGGCCCCACCGTTCCAACCCCAGGCGAAGGTGCTCCACTAACCGTAGTTGCCGTTGATTTTGGGGTAAAGCGCAACATTCTGCGCCGTCTGGCTAGCTATGGCTGCCGGGTGGTTGTGGTGCCTGCCAGCGCTACTGCCGAGCAAATTATGAGTTATCAGCCCGACGGCATTTTTCTGTCAAATGGCCCTGGCGACCCGGCGGCGGTGACCAAGGCCCCAGAGCTGGTGCAGGCGCTTTTAGACTACTCGCTCCCCACCTTCGGCATTTGCATGGGCCATCAGATCCTAGGGCTCTCGCTGGGGGCATCTACGTTTAAGCTGCGGTTTGGCCATCGGGGGCTAAACCAACCCTGCGGTTTAGAACGCCAGGTGGAGATTACCAGTCAAAATCACGGCTTTGCCCTCGACGCAGCCTCAATTCCTGAAGACACGGTGACGGTGACCCATCTCAATCTCAACGATCAGACCGTAGCCGGGTTAGCTCACAAGACTCTGCCCCTGTTCTCGGTGCAATATCACCCCGAGGCTAGCCCTGGTCCCCACGATGCCGACTACCTCTTCGCCAAGTTCGTTGATTCCATGCGCACCCATCGCCAGCAACAGTTACCCGTCTAA
- a CDS encoding STAS domain-containing protein: MAESLTLTVSLRGTRDVRGTYQLFRLTGLLDAFSEPAFRKVMTKYVEAGPNNIILDLATIDFVDSSGLGALVQLVKKATTEGGTVQVVTNPRVTQTVKLVRLEKFLSLQPSVEDAIAHLENPPSE, from the coding sequence ATCGCTGAATCTCTAACCCTGACCGTAAGCTTACGAGGCACCCGCGATGTCAGGGGAACCTATCAACTTTTTCGCCTCACGGGCTTGTTAGACGCTTTCTCAGAACCTGCTTTTCGTAAGGTAATGACCAAGTACGTCGAAGCGGGGCCGAACAACATCATTCTAGATTTGGCAACTATCGACTTTGTTGACAGCTCTGGTCTTGGTGCCCTGGTGCAGCTTGTCAAAAAAGCGACTACCGAAGGTGGCACCGTGCAGGTGGTGACAAACCCTCGCGTTACCCAAACCGTGAAGCTGGTGCGGCTAGAGAAGTTTCTGTCGTTACAGCCCTCGGTTGAAGATGCGATCGCCCATCTCGAAAACCCGCCCAGTGAATAG
- a CDS encoding ribonuclease III domain-containing protein: MADLTPEPSASLLRLLQFGAYSPAGSLTLEQVNALSPVALAYIGDAVYELFVRGSFLLPPKRIQAFHQQVVNQVRAEQQAYQVQQLLPLLTAAEQDLLRRGRNASSRGPRRVDSQIYQQSTAFEALIGYLYLTDQTRLAELLNTLELSVTPPSSQASPENSHG, encoded by the coding sequence GTGGCTGACCTAACCCCCGAGCCTTCGGCCAGCCTGCTGCGGCTGCTACAGTTTGGTGCTTATAGTCCTGCTGGATCCCTGACCCTAGAGCAGGTCAACGCCCTATCCCCCGTGGCCCTTGCCTACATTGGTGATGCAGTCTACGAACTCTTTGTGCGGGGGAGTTTTTTGCTACCTCCCAAACGTATTCAGGCCTTTCATCAGCAAGTCGTCAACCAGGTTCGGGCTGAGCAGCAGGCTTACCAAGTACAGCAGCTCTTGCCGCTGCTCACCGCTGCTGAACAAGATCTATTACGCCGAGGACGCAATGCCTCGTCTCGGGGTCCCCGACGGGTTGACAGCCAAATTTATCAGCAGTCCACCGCGTTTGAGGCTTTGATCGGTTATCTCTACCTAACCGATCAAACCCGTCTCGCAGAGCTGCTCAACACCCTAGAACTGTCAGTTACACCTCCTAGCTCCCAGGCTTCCCCAGAAAACTCGCATGGTTGA
- the recQ gene encoding DNA helicase RecQ: MVGVASPTAAFPSLETALKHHFGYDQFRPGQRSVIEAVLKNQDALVIMPTGGGKSLCYQLPALLKLGVMVVISPLIALMQDQVDSLTDNGVAATCLNSSLDFATIRQREADLLAGKIKLLYVSPERLMSPGFFGLLGQLIQTVGVSGFAIDEAHCVSEWGHDFRPEYRQMSVLREKFPQIGVMGLTATATERVRVDIAQQLRLRDPLVQVSSFNRPNLFYEVRPKSRDGYQELRQQVKQHQGSGIIYCLSRKRVDELAQRLREDGESVLPYHAGLADDVRRENQTRFIRDDVRLMVATVAFGMGINKPDVRFVIHYDIPRNIEGYYQESGRAGRDGEPAHCTLYLAYSDVTTADYLISQKPDEAEQRIARQQLRQMVDYAETTVCRRRVQLSYFGETLGDHLEGPCHQCDNCTNPPPVEDWTVEAQKFLSCVARCQERFGMAHIIDVLRGSKKQKIMDLRHDQLSTHGIGKDRSVDEWRLLGRSLLHQRLVDETTDGYPVLKLNAASWQVLLKQISVEVAVPKDFTPGPAEASTLEDTPEVAQLLTVLKALRKRLADQQSMPPYMVFPESALRQMAQTRPQTLEAFGEMSGVGSHKLDQYGEVFTAAIRQFCADYGLESAPGAAKRRLRPVRERRQAVGDTHRQTLELHRQGLSIKEVAAQRGLKVTTVASHLEQLIRQGETVDIDQLVSADRQRAIVDVLTEMEQGSLTEMRDRLGSAFSYEDIRLVRAAWQMEQQP, from the coding sequence ATGGTTGGGGTCGCATCACCCACAGCGGCGTTTCCTTCGTTGGAAACGGCCCTAAAACATCATTTTGGCTACGACCAATTTCGCCCAGGGCAGCGATCGGTGATCGAGGCGGTGCTGAAGAATCAAGATGCCCTGGTAATCATGCCCACTGGGGGCGGCAAGTCGCTGTGCTACCAGCTGCCTGCCCTGCTCAAGCTAGGGGTGATGGTGGTAATCTCGCCGCTGATTGCCTTAATGCAGGACCAGGTGGATAGCCTGACTGATAACGGCGTGGCTGCCACCTGCCTGAACAGTTCCCTTGACTTCGCCACCATTCGTCAGCGAGAAGCCGACCTATTGGCGGGCAAAATTAAGCTGCTGTACGTGTCGCCCGAGCGATTGATGAGTCCGGGCTTTTTTGGGCTGCTGGGGCAGTTGATCCAAACCGTAGGTGTGAGCGGCTTTGCCATTGATGAAGCCCACTGCGTGTCGGAGTGGGGGCATGACTTTCGCCCCGAATACCGGCAGATGTCGGTGCTGCGGGAGAAGTTTCCTCAAATTGGAGTGATGGGGCTAACGGCCACTGCCACCGAGCGGGTGCGGGTCGATATTGCCCAGCAGTTGCGGCTGCGCGACCCGCTAGTGCAAGTGTCAAGTTTCAACCGGCCCAACCTATTCTACGAGGTGCGCCCCAAAAGCCGCGACGGCTATCAAGAGCTGAGGCAACAGGTTAAGCAGCACCAAGGGTCTGGAATTATCTACTGCCTCAGCCGCAAGCGAGTCGATGAGCTGGCCCAACGACTAAGGGAGGATGGGGAGTCAGTGCTGCCCTACCATGCTGGCCTAGCGGACGATGTGCGGCGGGAAAACCAAACTCGGTTCATTCGCGACGATGTGCGGCTGATGGTAGCTACGGTGGCCTTTGGCATGGGCATCAACAAGCCCGACGTGCGGTTTGTCATCCACTACGACATTCCCCGCAACATTGAGGGCTATTACCAGGAGAGCGGGCGGGCTGGGCGCGACGGTGAACCGGCTCACTGCACGCTGTACCTGGCCTACAGCGATGTGACCACGGCGGACTATTTGATCAGCCAAAAGCCCGATGAAGCCGAGCAGCGCATTGCCCGCCAGCAGCTTAGACAGATGGTGGACTACGCTGAAACCACGGTGTGCCGCCGCCGAGTGCAGCTGAGCTATTTTGGCGAAACCCTAGGCGACCACCTAGAGGGACCGTGTCACCAGTGCGATAACTGCACCAACCCGCCGCCAGTGGAGGACTGGACTGTTGAGGCGCAGAAGTTTCTCTCCTGCGTGGCCCGCTGTCAGGAGCGATTTGGCATGGCCCATATCATCGATGTGCTACGGGGCTCAAAAAAGCAGAAAATTATGGATCTGCGCCACGATCAGCTCTCAACCCACGGCATTGGCAAGGATCGATCGGTAGACGAGTGGCGGTTGCTGGGGCGATCGCTCCTCCACCAGCGCCTAGTCGATGAAACTACCGATGGCTACCCGGTGCTCAAACTCAACGCCGCCAGTTGGCAGGTCTTACTCAAGCAAATTTCCGTAGAGGTAGCCGTACCGAAGGATTTTACCCCTGGCCCCGCCGAAGCGTCCACGCTTGAGGACACTCCTGAGGTGGCCCAGCTCTTAACTGTGCTCAAAGCCTTGCGCAAAAGGCTAGCGGATCAGCAGAGCATGCCCCCCTACATGGTGTTTCCAGAGTCGGCCCTGCGGCAGATGGCTCAGACCCGGCCCCAAACCCTGGAGGCATTTGGCGAGATGTCAGGGGTGGGTAGCCATAAGCTTGATCAGTACGGCGAAGTGTTCACCGCCGCCATTCGACAGTTTTGTGCTGACTATGGGTTAGAGTCTGCTCCCGGAGCCGCTAAAAGGAGATTGCGTCCAGTCCGAGAACGCCGTCAGGCCGTGGGCGACACCCACCGCCAAACGCTGGAGCTGCATCGCCAAGGGCTGTCTATTAAAGAGGTTGCCGCCCAGCGTGGGCTCAAAGTCACCACCGTCGCCAGTCATCTAGAGCAGCTAATTCGCCAGGGTGAAACGGTGGATATCGATCAGTTGGTCAGCGCCGATCGCCAGCGGGCCATTGTTGATGTGCTGACGGAAATGGAGCAGGGGTCGCTGACAGAAATGCGCGATCGCCTAGGTTCCGCCTTTAGCTACGAAGATATTCGCCTGGTACGCGCCGCTTGGCAGATGGAACAACAGCCATAG
- a CDS encoding tetratricopeptide repeat protein, with product MKPTAAQGMPATLSSQVATPSSPQDGVFQQWYGEGERLADAGDYDRALRCFEEAAILAPDQVTALVYQAVCLIHLGQPQQALGVAERVLAIAPDHPQGWLYRGVALHRLSQYKDAYASYARVKPS from the coding sequence ATGAAACCTACTGCCGCCCAGGGTATGCCCGCTACCCTAAGCTCCCAAGTAGCCACGCCATCTTCACCTCAGGATGGCGTCTTTCAGCAGTGGTATGGGGAGGGAGAAAGGCTGGCCGATGCTGGGGACTACGATCGCGCCCTGCGGTGCTTTGAAGAGGCCGCCATTCTTGCTCCTGACCAGGTGACGGCTCTGGTCTATCAAGCGGTGTGTTTGATTCATTTGGGGCAGCCTCAGCAGGCTTTGGGAGTAGCTGAGCGAGTCTTGGCGATCGCCCCCGACCATCCTCAGGGCTGGCTCTACCGAGGTGTAGCCCTACACCGGCTGAGCCAATACAAAGACGCCTATGCCAGCTATGCTCGGGTTAAGCCATCCTGA
- a CDS encoding AAA family ATPase — protein sequence MREDLNVLVQAQYPLIYLVTFEEERAEQTIAAVARHLARDPEIKAPMRVFTWTMTRGMVEVGSPGTGTQNNNTVSPEAAVEWVIRQREPGIFIFKDLHPFKDSPAVTRCLRDSIVALKGTRKTIVLMSPVQEIPIELEKEVVLLDFPLPDMAELDEVLSTEMNRARGNSISTEEREKLLKAALGLTRDEAEKVYRKARVMAKRLTAEEVDIVLSEKKQLIRRNGILEFMDVDETLDSVGGLEELKHWLQQRSDAFTERAREYGLPQPKGMLILGVPGCGKSLIAKTTSRLWGLPLLRLDLGRVYDGSTVGRSEANLRNALRTAESISPAILFIDEIDKAFGGAGGSSDSDGGTSSRIFGTFLTWMQEKTSPVFVMATANRVEKLPGEFLRKGRFDEIFFVDLPNAEERKDIFQIHLQKRRRDIERFDLDQLTKVCDGFSGAEIEQGLISAMYEAFAQGREFTQLDIIAAIRATMPLSKTMSEQVTALRDWARQRARPAAASVAEYQRMEF from the coding sequence ATGCGAGAGGATTTGAACGTACTGGTACAAGCCCAATATCCTCTGATCTATTTGGTCACCTTCGAGGAAGAACGGGCTGAGCAAACCATCGCCGCCGTGGCGCGTCATCTTGCCAGGGACCCTGAAATTAAGGCTCCCATGCGGGTCTTTACCTGGACGATGACTCGAGGCATGGTTGAGGTTGGCTCCCCAGGAACTGGTACCCAAAACAACAACACGGTTTCCCCTGAGGCGGCGGTGGAGTGGGTTATTCGACAGCGAGAACCTGGCATTTTTATCTTCAAAGACCTGCACCCCTTCAAAGATTCTCCAGCGGTAACTCGTTGCCTGCGTGACTCCATTGTGGCGCTCAAGGGCACCCGCAAAACCATCGTGCTGATGTCGCCTGTACAGGAAATCCCCATCGAGCTCGAGAAAGAGGTTGTCCTGCTCGACTTCCCACTGCCCGATATGGCAGAACTCGACGAAGTGCTCTCCACGGAGATGAACCGTGCCCGCGGCAACAGCATCTCTACTGAAGAGCGCGAGAAGCTGCTGAAGGCTGCCTTAGGCCTTACCCGAGACGAGGCTGAGAAAGTCTACCGCAAGGCGCGGGTGATGGCTAAGCGCCTCACTGCCGAAGAGGTTGACATTGTTCTCTCTGAGAAGAAGCAGCTGATTCGCCGCAACGGCATTCTTGAGTTTATGGATGTGGATGAGACCCTAGACTCTGTAGGTGGTCTCGAAGAACTCAAGCACTGGCTTCAGCAGCGATCTGATGCCTTTACCGAGCGGGCACGGGAGTATGGCCTGCCCCAGCCCAAGGGCATGCTGATCTTGGGGGTGCCGGGCTGCGGTAAGTCGCTAATTGCTAAAACGACCTCTCGGCTTTGGGGTCTGCCTTTGCTGCGCCTCGACTTGGGTCGAGTGTACGACGGCTCTACGGTTGGCCGCTCTGAGGCTAACCTACGCAACGCTCTACGCACCGCCGAATCGATTTCTCCTGCCATTTTATTTATTGATGAAATCGATAAAGCCTTTGGTGGAGCCGGCGGCTCATCTGACTCTGACGGGGGAACCTCAAGCCGAATCTTTGGCACCTTCCTCACCTGGATGCAGGAGAAAACCTCGCCGGTGTTTGTAATGGCCACAGCTAACCGGGTCGAAAAGCTGCCCGGTGAGTTTCTACGCAAGGGTCGGTTCGACGAGATCTTCTTTGTTGACCTGCCCAATGCCGAAGAGCGCAAAGATATTTTTCAAATCCATCTGCAAAAGCGCCGTCGCGACATTGAGCGCTTTGACCTCGACCAGTTGACCAAGGTCTGCGATGGATTTTCCGGAGCTGAAATCGAGCAGGGGCTGATTTCGGCCATGTATGAAGCGTTTGCCCAAGGACGTGAATTCACTCAACTCGACATTATTGCGGCTATTCGCGCCACGATGCCGCTGTCGAAGACTATGAGTGAGCAGGTCACCGCCCTGCGGGACTGGGCCCGCCAGCGGGCCCGTCCGGCGGCAGCCTCCGTCGCTGAGTATCAGCGGATGGAGTTTTAA
- a CDS encoding DUF1257 domain-containing protein yields MSHFSTLRTKVTDAEILKQSLSDLGIATKTEADVRGYNGQRVRADLVAVLDGEYDLGWSRNADGSFDLIADLWGVAKKHNQTELINSINQKYAVNKTLAEVKRPGLQNANVKLVLQ; encoded by the coding sequence ATGTCTCACTTCAGCACCCTTCGCACCAAAGTGACCGATGCTGAGATTCTCAAGCAGTCACTATCTGACTTGGGTATTGCCACTAAGACCGAAGCTGATGTTCGCGGTTACAACGGCCAGCGTGTGCGCGCCGACCTTGTCGCCGTTCTGGATGGTGAGTACGATCTGGGTTGGTCTCGTAATGCCGATGGCTCCTTCGATCTGATCGCTGACCTCTGGGGTGTTGCCAAAAAGCACAACCAGACTGAGTTGATCAACTCCATCAACCAAAAGTACGCAGTCAACAAGACCCTGGCTGAGGTTAAGCGTCCTGGTCTGCAGAACGCCAACGTCAAGCTGGTGCTTCAGTAA
- a CDS encoding 3'(2'),5'-bisphosphate nucleotidase CysQ, with product MPPIRPADLSALHQLLIACGDYASQQPKHSFQVFEKGVDDYVTTVDQLLDQKLLAGMQAIFPEDGIITEENRATVQQFRQGEGQGLSSNGDRPLWFVDPIDGTDEFIQGGDHYAVMVGQVVAGMPQAGWIYAPVARHLVWGGPGWGLFEQTDGGAPQPLMPREPVFDPTNVWSMVIGDKDERRFGAAIARRFPNVQFLSLGSFGLKVLAVITGQAGLYIYLNGRVKLWDTTGPLALAEAAGLICCDLAGQPIRFTEPDVAPQTLAHHQPIVVGWPSYVEALRSPLSDVVSAIGLPR from the coding sequence ATGCCGCCCATCCGCCCCGCCGATTTGTCGGCCCTGCATCAGCTATTGATTGCCTGTGGCGACTATGCCAGCCAGCAGCCCAAACATTCGTTCCAGGTGTTTGAAAAAGGTGTGGACGACTATGTCACTACGGTCGATCAGCTGCTAGATCAAAAGCTGCTGGCGGGTATGCAGGCGATCTTTCCGGAAGACGGCATTATTACTGAAGAAAACCGAGCCACGGTGCAGCAGTTTCGGCAGGGCGAGGGCCAGGGGCTTTCTTCTAACGGCGATCGCCCCCTGTGGTTCGTGGACCCTATCGACGGCACTGACGAGTTTATTCAAGGCGGGGACCATTACGCGGTGATGGTAGGGCAAGTCGTGGCCGGCATGCCCCAAGCAGGCTGGATTTATGCGCCAGTTGCGCGACATCTGGTATGGGGTGGTCCAGGCTGGGGTCTGTTTGAGCAGACGGACGGTGGCGCACCTCAGCCCTTAATGCCCCGAGAGCCTGTTTTTGACCCAACCAATGTTTGGTCTATGGTCATTGGCGATAAGGATGAGCGCCGGTTTGGCGCTGCGATCGCCCGTCGTTTTCCTAACGTTCAGTTTCTCTCTTTGGGCAGCTTTGGACTGAAGGTGCTGGCGGTAATTACTGGCCAAGCGGGCTTATACATCTACCTCAACGGTCGGGTCAAACTGTGGGACACTACTGGCCCCCTGGCTTTGGCCGAGGCGGCGGGGCTAATCTGCTGCGACCTGGCTGGGCAGCCGATTCGCTTTACGGAGCCCGATGTAGCTCCCCAGACCCTGGCTCACCATCAGCCCATTGTGGTGGGCTGGCCCAGCTATGTAGAGGCGCTGCGATCGCCCTTGAGTGACGTTGTCAGTGCGATCGGGCTGCCTAGGTAG
- a CDS encoding Crp/Fnr family transcriptional regulator yields MQADTLSEQYPLLQGASPETVEWLLSVATRHDYPANRAVVMEDAWGNAVYFIESGWVKVRRHAEDSSITLAVLGRGDFFGEMAILDESPRSTDVVAMTAVKLMSISAQRFLQTLFKDSQLHHRLLQIMVQRLRQTNLRFQLRHQPPAVKLAATITAIQEAYGEPVGDGVDLFNIPRKDLADLADITPEEANKIMAKLVEKGWIVEDNARSVLHLKNTRQLAHLAGRL; encoded by the coding sequence ATGCAAGCCGATACGCTGAGCGAACAATATCCTCTGTTGCAAGGGGCGAGCCCCGAAACCGTAGAGTGGCTGCTGTCTGTAGCCACCCGCCATGACTATCCAGCTAACCGAGCTGTAGTCATGGAAGATGCTTGGGGCAATGCCGTTTACTTTATAGAATCCGGCTGGGTTAAGGTTCGCCGCCATGCTGAAGACAGTTCTATTACCTTAGCGGTGCTAGGCAGAGGCGACTTTTTTGGTGAAATGGCCATTCTGGACGAGTCACCTCGCTCCACTGACGTCGTCGCCATGACCGCTGTCAAGCTGATGAGCATTTCAGCACAGCGATTTCTTCAAACCCTGTTTAAAGACTCCCAGTTACACCATCGGCTGTTGCAAATTATGGTGCAGCGGCTGCGTCAGACCAACTTGCGCTTTCAGCTACGTCATCAGCCCCCTGCGGTTAAACTGGCTGCCACCATCACGGCGATCCAGGAGGCCTACGGTGAGCCAGTAGGTGACGGTGTTGACCTGTTCAACATTCCCCGCAAAGACCTTGCCGACTTGGCCGACATCACCCCCGAAGAAGCCAACAAAATTATGGCCAAGCTAGTCGAAAAAGGCTGGATTGTTGAAGACAATGCCCGCTCAGTGCTGCACCTTAAAAATACGCGTCAGCTAGCCCATTTAGCTGGGCGGCTATAG
- a CDS encoding TerB family tellurite resistance protein, protein MPIQPPLPPSITPSQMTLLRIASTMAWSDGHLADEEVGVMLDQFSRLFASDAKQQAALRDELRDYLMQNLPLEELVPKLTRPAERELVLKLGRQVISASARTPGEELINQQEADAYNRLVSLLNLPDEVVQRIEQDSSSLDTDHDSLIDHLAAELKSFVQGS, encoded by the coding sequence ATGCCTATTCAACCTCCCCTGCCTCCGTCCATCACCCCCAGCCAGATGACTCTGCTGCGCATTGCATCAACCATGGCTTGGAGCGACGGCCACCTAGCCGACGAAGAAGTCGGTGTCATGCTCGATCAGTTCAGTCGCCTGTTTGCCAGCGATGCCAAGCAGCAGGCTGCCCTGCGGGACGAGTTGCGCGACTATTTAATGCAAAACCTGCCTCTCGAAGAGCTGGTTCCCAAGCTAACCCGCCCCGCTGAGCGAGAGCTGGTGCTTAAATTAGGCCGTCAGGTGATTAGTGCTAGCGCCCGTACTCCCGGTGAAGAGCTGATCAACCAACAGGAAGCAGATGCCTACAACCGTTTGGTGTCGCTGCTCAATCTGCCCGATGAGGTCGTACAGCGCATCGAGCAAGACAGCAGTTCCCTAGATACGGACCATGACAGCCTAATTGATCATCTTGCTGCCGAGCTGAAGAGCTTTGTTCAGGGGTCCTAG
- the nadA gene encoding quinolinate synthase NadA: MFTTLSPVAASPTHDLVDAINALKRELNAVVLAHYYQESDIQDVADYIGDSLGLSRQAADTSADVIVFAGVHFMAETAKILNPDKQVLLPDLKAGCSLADSCPPDAFAAFKAAHPDHLVISYINCTAAIKAMSDIICTSSNAVSIVQQLPSEQKIIFAPDQNLGRYVMQQTGRDMVLWQGSCMVHETFSEKKLVQLQMNHPEAEVIAHPECEAVVLRHAHFVGSTTALLKYAQQSPKSEFIVVTEPGIIHQMEKQARGKVFIPAPPVASCTCNECPHMRLNTLEKLYLAMKYRQPEIVLDSELQRQALKPIQRMLDLSAP, from the coding sequence GTGTTCACAACTCTTTCGCCCGTTGCCGCATCCCCAACCCACGATTTGGTTGACGCCATCAATGCTCTTAAACGAGAGCTGAATGCCGTTGTTTTAGCGCACTATTACCAAGAGTCTGATATTCAAGATGTAGCTGACTACATTGGCGATTCTTTGGGGTTATCTCGCCAAGCAGCCGATACCAGTGCTGATGTAATCGTGTTTGCCGGGGTGCACTTCATGGCTGAAACTGCCAAGATTCTCAACCCCGATAAGCAAGTCTTGCTACCCGACCTCAAAGCAGGCTGCTCTTTAGCTGACAGCTGCCCTCCCGATGCCTTTGCGGCGTTTAAAGCCGCGCATCCTGACCACCTAGTGATTTCATATATCAACTGCACGGCCGCCATCAAGGCCATGAGCGACATTATTTGCACTAGCTCCAACGCGGTCAGCATTGTACAGCAGCTGCCGTCTGAGCAAAAGATTATTTTTGCCCCCGACCAAAACCTGGGTCGCTACGTGATGCAGCAGACGGGCCGGGACATGGTGCTGTGGCAGGGCAGCTGCATGGTGCACGAAACGTTTTCAGAAAAAAAGTTGGTACAGCTTCAGATGAATCACCCCGAAGCTGAGGTGATTGCCCACCCCGAGTGCGAAGCGGTGGTGCTGCGCCATGCCCATTTTGTCGGGTCAACAACAGCTTTGCTTAAGTACGCTCAGCAAAGCCCTAAGTCTGAGTTCATAGTGGTGACAGAACCAGGCATCATTCACCAGATGGAGAAACAGGCCCGGGGCAAGGTCTTTATTCCGGCACCGCCCGTAGCATCCTGCACCTGCAACGAATGCCCCCACATGCGTCTCAACACCTTGGAAAAGCTTTACCTAGCAATGAAGTATCGCCAGCCCGAGATTGTTTTAGACTCAGAACTACAGCGCCAAGCACTGAAGCCTATCCAGCGGATGCTAGACCTCAGTGCGCCTTAA
- a CDS encoding response regulator: protein MGAVSVQIIEGNPHLRSLLGWHLQQAGYRVFQSADVVRTRDLFQSRQPDLVILDSQLPDGDGVELCKWLHSQGQPLIMILSACNTETDIVTGLRAGADDYMTKPFGMQEFLARVEALTRRVRLMSAPASLTYGDLNIDLVQRRVNFRGDYIDLTPQEFSLLYVLTQAAGSPLSRTDLLRRAWPDAIDNPRTVDTHILSLRKKIEVDPRQPNIIQTVRNVGYRFNVERVSAESNGHSPRVGASLASSYLS from the coding sequence GTGGGCGCTGTATCGGTACAGATTATTGAGGGCAACCCCCATTTGCGATCGCTCCTGGGCTGGCATCTTCAGCAAGCTGGCTACAGGGTTTTTCAGTCGGCAGATGTTGTCCGCACTCGTGACCTTTTTCAGAGCCGACAGCCAGACTTAGTCATTTTAGACTCGCAACTTCCCGACGGGGACGGTGTTGAGCTGTGTAAGTGGTTGCACAGCCAGGGGCAACCCCTGATTATGATTCTCTCGGCCTGCAATACAGAAACCGATATCGTGACCGGACTAAGAGCCGGAGCCGACGACTACATGACCAAGCCCTTCGGCATGCAGGAATTTTTGGCCCGAGTCGAGGCGCTAACCCGGCGCGTACGGCTGATGAGTGCGCCAGCATCTCTCACTTATGGCGACTTGAACATTGACCTAGTGCAGCGGCGCGTCAACTTTCGCGGCGACTACATCGATTTGACCCCCCAGGAATTTAGCCTGCTATACGTGCTGACTCAAGCGGCCGGCTCTCCCCTGAGCCGTACCGATTTACTGCGGCGCGCTTGGCCTGATGCGATCGACAATCCTAGAACCGTCGACACCCACATTCTCTCCCTGCGCAAGAAGATCGAGGTTGACCCGAGGCAGCCTAATATCATTCAAACAGTGCGCAACGTAGGCTATCGCTTCAATGTTGAGCGCGTTTCCGCCGAGTCTAACGGCCATAGCCCTCGGGTTGGCGCCTCCTTAGCCTCTTCCTATTTGAGTTGA